The following are encoded in a window of Hippoglossus stenolepis isolate QCI-W04-F060 chromosome 10, HSTE1.2, whole genome shotgun sequence genomic DNA:
- the vgll2b gene encoding LOW QUALITY PROTEIN: transcription cofactor vestigial-like protein 2b (The sequence of the model RefSeq protein was modified relative to this genomic sequence to represent the inferred CDS: inserted 1 base in 1 codon) yields MSCLDVMYPAYGHYAPYASTAPAFFNSLQAPTGLNSTPSHCRDFMDXSQGSQGMSGGPGNAGSASSSSSSSSTSSSYTPAASRPEEGSKEKQEGPEAEYLTSRCVLFTYYQGDISSVVDEHFSRALSSYMDGEGKRRGPEQQGTDTPSPSSRRSFPPSFWDSNYSSPQSRSHCETGAPSYSMDPYASGLHPGLHPHAHPHPHAHPHSHPHPAESWGYTQAQAYGPPRPLHELYSPAALEPHYGPLLMPTVRPPHLPALPSHYEVSKLEPAATWPSLLPPGDVSQTLALNMDAGLQQHKKGKELYWF; encoded by the exons ATGAGCTGTTTGGATGTTATGTACCCAGCCTATGGACATTACGCACCGTACGCATCGACTGCTCCTGCCTTTTTCAACAGCTTACAG gctCCCACAGGTCTGAACAGCACTCCTTCTCACTGCCGGGACTTTATGG ACTCCCAGGGGTCCCAAGGGATGTCTGGGGGCCCAGGCAACGCAGGatcagcttcctcctcttcttcgtccaGCTCTACTTCATCCTCCTACACGCCTGCGGCTTCAAGGCCAGAGGAGGGGAGCAAGGAGAAGCAGGAGGGCCCCGAGGCAGAGTACCTGACTTCCCGCTGCGTCCTCTTCACCTACTACCAGGGAGACATCAGCAGCGTGGTGGACGAACACTTCTCCAGGGCCCTGAGCTCCTACATGGATGGCGAGGGCAAGCGGAGGGGGCCAGAGCAACAGGGCACAG ATACCCCTTCACCCAGCAGCCGACGAAGCTTCCCCCCATCCTTCTGGGACAGTAACTACTCCTCGCCACAGAGCCGCTCCCACTGTGAGACGGGAGCACCCTCCTATTCCATGGACCCATACGCATCAGGGTTACACCCGGGCCTGCATCCGCACGCCCACCCTCACCCGCACGCTCACCCTCACTCCCATCCTCACCCGGCAGAGAGCTGGGGATACACCCAAGCGCAGGCCTACGGGCCACCGAGGCCTCTCCACGAACTTTATTCACCCGCGGCTTTAGAGCCTCACTACGGGCCCCTGCTGATGCCCACGGTGAGGCCACCTCACCTCCCGGCCTTGCCGAGCCACTATGAAGTGAGCAAGCTGGAACCTGCCGCCACCTGGCCGAGCCTGCTTCCCCCAGGAGATGTCAGCCAGACGCTGGCACTCAACATGGACGCAG GCCTCCAGCAGCACAAGAAAGGCAAGGAGCTGTACTGGTTCTAA